Below is a genomic region from Candidatus Binatia bacterium.
CTCCGGCGTCGTATACACGATGCGCAGTGTGCCGGAGCGGATGCGTTCGCGCGCCCGCAGCTCCTGATCCTCGGATAGCGTCGAGTTGAGCGCGACGACGTCGGTGATGCCGCGCTCGCGCAGCATATCGAGCTGATCTTTCATCAGCGCGATCAGCGGGCTGACGACGACGGTCGTGCCTTCCAGCAAGAGCGCCGGAAGCTGGTACGTGAGGCTCTTGCCCGCGCCGGTCGCGAGGATCGCGAGCGTGTCCTGGCCGCGGAGGACGCGAGACACGACCTCTTCCTGGCCCGGATAAAATCCGGCAAAGCCAAACTCTTCACGAAGCGCTGCGCGCAGATCCGCCGGCATCATTGTTTTATGTCGATCCCAAAATTAGCCAAGCACCGCTGCTTGGGAAGCAACTCTCATAACCGCTCTCCTGACCGGTCCGTTGCAAGCATACCCTCCGGCAGGCGCCGTGAAACGGCCTGCTAAACCTCTGCGCCGTGTCCCTCTACCGCACCTGGCGCCCCCGCACGTTTGCCGACCTGGTCGGCCAAGACTCGGTCGTTCGCACGCTTACGGCGGCGATCGACGGCGGGAAGCTGGCCCACGCCTATCTCTTTTCGGGCCCGCGCGGCTCGGGGAAAACCTCGGCCGCCAAGATTCTCGCACGCTGCGTGAACTGCGTCAATGGCCCGACGGCCGTACCCGACAATTCATGCGAGAATTGTCGCGCCATGCTGGCCGGGACGGCACTGGACGTGCTGGAAATCGACGCAGCCAGCAACCGCGGGATAGATGAAATTCGGGCCCTCCGCGAGGCGGTGAAATTCGCCCCGGCGACGATGCGGATGAAGGTCTATATCATCGACGAGGCCCACATGCTCACCAAAGAGGGCGCCAACGCCTTTCTGAAGACCCTGGAGGAGCCGCCCGCCCACGCGCTGTTCATCTTGGCGACGACCGAGCCGGAGAAACTCCCGGTCACGATCCTGTCGCGCTGCCAGCGCTATCAGTTCCGCCGCATCGCGGTGCCGGTGATGATCGAGAAGCTGCGCGAGATCGCGCGCGGCGAGCACATCGCGGTCGACGACGCCGCACTGGCCGCCATCGCCTATCGGGCCGAGGGGGGCCTGCGCGACGCACTGACGATGCTCGAGCAGCTGGCCGCGTTCTCGGGTGGCGCTGTGGCGACCGTCGACACGGTGGACGTGGCATTCGGCGCAAGCGGACGCGAGTACGCGCAGAGTCTGGTCGAGGCCGTCGTCGCGCGCGACGCGACGCGCGCGCTCGCGATCGTCGAGTCCGCGAGCGATGCCGGCGCGGACCTCACGGTGCTGACGCGCTCGCTCATTGCGGAGTTCCGAAACCTGCTCGTCGCGCGCATCGATCCGATGCTCCTCGCGCGCGACCTCGTGCCCGAAGACGCGGAGCGCGTGGCCGTGCAGGCCGGGGCCATCTCGCAGGCGATGCTGGTCCGCGCGCTGCGCAGCTTTAGCGACGCACTCGCGCTCGCGCGCACCGGCGGCAACGCGCGGTTGGAGCTCGAAACGGCCTTGCTGCGTTTCATCTTCACCCCGGAGGACCCGACGCTGGATGCGCTCGCGACGCGCGTCGCTGCGCTCGAAGAACGGCGCGCACCGACCCCGAGCGCCCCGCCCACTGCGGCGCCTGCGCCTCCGCCGCCACAGCGCGTCGCCGCAAAGAGCGTGGGCGAGCCGGCGAAGCGTAGCGAAACGCCGGAGCTCTCCGTGCAGCGCGTGCGCGCGGCATGGCAGAGCATCCGCGGCAAGATCGAAGGCGAGCGGCCGCCGCTGCGTGCGCCGCTGTCGCGCGCCGCGATCGAGGGCATCGAGCATAACGCGCTCGTCCTGAAACTGCCCGACGCGTGGAGCGCGGATACGTTGAAG
It encodes:
- the dnaX gene encoding DNA polymerase III subunit gamma/tau; this translates as MSLYRTWRPRTFADLVGQDSVVRTLTAAIDGGKLAHAYLFSGPRGSGKTSAAKILARCVNCVNGPTAVPDNSCENCRAMLAGTALDVLEIDAASNRGIDEIRALREAVKFAPATMRMKVYIIDEAHMLTKEGANAFLKTLEEPPAHALFILATTEPEKLPVTILSRCQRYQFRRIAVPVMIEKLREIARGEHIAVDDAALAAIAYRAEGGLRDALTMLEQLAAFSGGAVATVDTVDVAFGASGREYAQSLVEAVVARDATRALAIVESASDAGADLTVLTRSLIAEFRNLLVARIDPMLLARDLVPEDAERVAVQAGAISQAMLVRALRSFSDALALARTGGNARLELETALLRFIFTPEDPTLDALATRVAALEERRAPTPSAPPTAAPAPPPPQRVAAKSVGEPAKRSETPELSVQRVRAAWQSIRGKIEGERPPLRAPLSRAAIEGIEHNALVLKLPDAWSADTLKDHVKLIEAAIADVLGVALQVRLRVDGNAARAKGSTATDDADALFDYANERIQ